A genomic stretch from Desulfolutivibrio sulfodismutans DSM 3696 includes:
- the serS gene encoding serine--tRNA ligase, producing MLDLKYVRVNFEAVRQALSRRGPIPGLDAFLEKDAVRRDLLSRVEAIKAERNRVSAEVARAKREGRDASDILAGISRASDEIKALDAELAAVDAQVRDILLTVPNIPHATTPDGKDENDNPVQRVWGEPRTFDFPVRDHLDVGAGLAGLDFERAVRMSGARFCVLRGDLARLERALVAFMIDMHTQEHGYLEIAPPYLVNGASLVGTGQLPKFAEDLFKIEGQDRYLIPTAEVPLTNLHREETLAAEALPLAYTAYTPCFRSEAGSYGKDTRGLIRLHQFDKVELVRLCRPEDSYVELERLTGHAEAVLQKLELPYRVVSLCAGDLGFGAAKTYDLEVWLPAQGKYREISSCSNLEDFQARRADIRLKDKGAKKSVLAHTLNGSGLAVGRAMAAILENGQNADGSVTLPIALAPYMGGRDRLSPAT from the coding sequence ATGCTCGATCTCAAGTATGTGCGCGTCAATTTCGAGGCCGTGCGCCAGGCCCTGTCCCGGCGCGGCCCCATCCCCGGCCTGGACGCCTTTCTGGAAAAAGACGCCGTGCGCCGCGACCTGCTCTCCCGCGTGGAGGCCATAAAGGCCGAACGCAACCGGGTGTCGGCCGAGGTGGCCAGGGCCAAGCGCGAGGGGCGCGACGCCTCGGACATCCTGGCTGGAATCTCCAGGGCCTCGGACGAGATCAAGGCCTTGGACGCCGAACTGGCCGCCGTGGACGCGCAGGTGCGCGACATCCTTCTGACCGTGCCCAACATCCCCCACGCCACCACGCCCGACGGCAAGGACGAGAACGACAATCCCGTGCAGCGGGTGTGGGGCGAGCCCCGGACCTTCGATTTCCCCGTGCGCGACCATCTGGACGTGGGCGCGGGTCTGGCGGGCCTGGACTTCGAGCGGGCCGTGCGCATGTCCGGGGCCCGGTTTTGCGTGCTTCGCGGCGATCTGGCCCGGCTGGAACGGGCCCTGGTGGCCTTCATGATCGACATGCACACCCAGGAGCACGGCTACCTGGAGATCGCCCCGCCGTACCTGGTGAACGGGGCCAGCCTTGTGGGCACCGGGCAGCTTCCCAAGTTCGCCGAGGACTTGTTCAAGATCGAGGGCCAGGATCGCTACCTCATCCCCACGGCCGAGGTGCCCCTGACCAATCTGCACCGCGAGGAGACCCTGGCCGCCGAAGCCCTGCCCCTGGCCTATACCGCCTACACCCCCTGTTTCAGGTCCGAGGCCGGCTCCTACGGCAAGGACACCCGGGGGCTGATCCGCCTGCACCAGTTCGACAAGGTGGAATTGGTGCGCCTCTGCCGTCCCGAGGATTCCTACGTCGAGCTTGAGCGGCTCACGGGCCATGCCGAGGCCGTGCTGCAAAAGCTGGAACTGCCCTACCGGGTGGTCAGCCTGTGCGCCGGGGATCTGGGTTTCGGCGCGGCCAAGACCTACGACCTGGAGGTCTGGCTGCCCGCCCAGGGGAAATACCGCGAGATCTCCTCCTGCTCCAACCTGGAGGACTTCCAGGCCCGCCGGGCGGACATCCGGTTAAAGGACAAAGGGGCCAAGAAGTCCGTCCTGGCCCATACCTTGAATGGCTCGGGGCTGGCCGTGGGCCGGGCCATGGCCGCCATCCTGGAAAATGGTCAGAACGCCGACGGTTCCGTGACCCTGCCGATTGCCCTTGCGCCCTACATGGGCGGCCGCGACCGGCTTTCGCCCGCGACCTGA
- a CDS encoding CinA family protein translates to MTDIVQKTLAAAQAIVPRLAALLSDGGLTLSTAESCTGGLIGHILTNQPGASDWCLGGVVAYANSVKTGLLGVPAATLASAGAVSKETVLAMAEGVRKATGSACAVAVSGIAGPEGGTPDKPVGTVWMAFAMPDATDAQCFQFTGSREEIKAKTAAAALGNLLARLAPAD, encoded by the coding sequence ATGACCGATATCGTCCAAAAAACCCTGGCCGCCGCCCAGGCCATCGTCCCCCGCCTTGCCGCCCTCCTGTCCGATGGCGGCCTCACCCTGTCAACGGCCGAGTCCTGCACCGGCGGCCTCATCGGCCACATCCTGACCAACCAGCCGGGCGCCTCGGACTGGTGCCTGGGCGGGGTGGTGGCCTATGCCAACAGCGTGAAAACCGGACTCCTCGGTGTTCCCGCCGCCACCCTGGCCTCGGCCGGGGCCGTGAGCAAGGAAACGGTTCTGGCCATGGCCGAGGGCGTTCGCAAGGCCACCGGCTCAGCCTGCGCCGTGGCCGTCTCGGGCATCGCCGGACCTGAGGGCGGCACGCCGGACAAACCCGTGGGCACGGTGTGGATGGCCTTCGCCATGCCCGACGCCACGGACGCCCAATGCTTCCAGTTCACGGGGTCGCGGGAAGAGATCAAGGCCAAGACCGCTGCGGCGGCCCTGGGCAACCTGCTGGCCCGGCTGGCCCCGGCGGATTGA
- a CDS encoding ParA family protein — translation MDMRTLAVINQKGGVGKTTTTHNLGAGLARRGLRVLLVDADPQAHLTTAMGQDASAQKGGGLFEALTGEAAPLDVVRTGVGPDLLPGSLALAGIESRLSGTPGREALVRRVLEKLPGYDVAVIDCPPNLGLLTVCALGAATEALAPMQAEFLALTGLAALLDTLRAVRSRINPELALAGILLTRFDARRRLGREVAARLDEHFPGLAYAARIRENVALAEAPGFGQDIFTYAPGSRGAADYAALAAEVAERAPRPIP, via the coding sequence ATGGACATGCGGACCTTGGCGGTCATCAACCAGAAAGGCGGGGTGGGCAAGACCACCACGACCCACAACCTTGGCGCGGGGCTGGCCCGCCGGGGACTGCGGGTGCTCCTGGTCGACGCCGATCCCCAGGCCCATCTGACTACGGCCATGGGCCAGGACGCCTCTGCCCAAAAGGGCGGCGGCCTGTTCGAGGCCCTGACCGGCGAGGCCGCGCCGCTGGATGTTGTCCGCACCGGCGTCGGCCCGGACCTTCTCCCGGGATCTCTGGCCCTGGCCGGGATCGAGTCGCGCCTGTCCGGCACGCCCGGTCGCGAGGCCCTGGTGCGCCGGGTTCTGGAAAAGCTGCCCGGCTATGATGTCGCCGTCATCGACTGTCCGCCCAACCTGGGTCTTCTGACGGTGTGCGCCCTGGGCGCGGCCACCGAGGCCCTGGCGCCCATGCAGGCCGAATTCCTGGCCCTTACGGGGCTGGCCGCCCTGCTCGACACCCTGCGCGCCGTGCGTTCCCGCATCAACCCGGAACTGGCCCTGGCGGGCATCCTGCTCACCCGGTTCGACGCCCGGCGTCGGCTTGGCCGGGAGGTGGCCGCGCGCCTGGACGAACATTTTCCCGGCCTGGCCTATGCCGCCCGCATCCGTGAAAACGTGGCCCTGGCCGAGGCCCCGGGATTTGGCCAGGATATTTTCACCTATGCCCCGGGCAGCCGGGGGGCTGCGGATTATGCGGCCCTGGCCGCCGAGGTGGCTGAACGGGCCCCCAGGCCCATCCCCTGA
- a CDS encoding amphi-Trp domain-containing protein: protein MAKNKVKMEGMLELREVVARLEDVVSNLKAGSICMTVGEDCVTLRPTSIVSISMKASQKKDKEKFTLELSWKTGRDAELAPEARITGAGFAD, encoded by the coding sequence ATGGCCAAAAACAAGGTGAAGATGGAAGGCATGCTGGAATTGCGCGAGGTGGTGGCGCGACTTGAGGATGTGGTGTCCAACCTCAAGGCCGGAAGCATCTGCATGACTGTTGGCGAGGACTGCGTGACGCTTCGTCCCACGAGCATCGTGTCCATATCCATGAAGGCGTCTCAGAAAAAGGATAAGGAAAAGTTCACGCTGGAACTGTCCTGGAAGACCGGAAGGGATGCGGAACTGGCCCCTGAAGCCCGCATCACCGGGGCCGGATTCGCGGATTAA
- a CDS encoding RsbRD N-terminal domain-containing protein, which translates to MTVSSALLAQKKDDILARWFDLTLATYAPETAVLWKKQKDRFANPVAHRFKTGMTGVLDELVNTSETPTAAVFEPHLDEIVRVRAVQDFTPAQAVAFIYLLKQAARDVLWEEVSQNGRFTELFELESRIDVLALICLDIYCKCREKLFQLRINQINTQYSRLLKRAGLVCEIDPETPES; encoded by the coding sequence ATGACGGTTTCAAGCGCCCTCCTCGCCCAAAAAAAGGATGATATTCTGGCCCGTTGGTTCGATCTGACGCTGGCCACCTACGCGCCTGAAACAGCGGTTTTGTGGAAAAAACAGAAGGACCGCTTCGCCAATCCCGTGGCCCATCGCTTCAAGACCGGCATGACCGGCGTTCTCGACGAACTGGTCAACACCTCGGAAACACCGACGGCGGCCGTGTTCGAGCCCCACCTGGACGAAATCGTGCGGGTGCGGGCCGTGCAGGATTTCACTCCGGCCCAGGCCGTGGCCTTCATTTATCTGCTCAAGCAGGCCGCGCGCGATGTGCTGTGGGAGGAGGTCAGCCAAAACGGACGCTTCACCGAGCTTTTTGAACTGGAATCGCGCATCGACGTGCTGGCGCTCATCTGTCTTGACATCTATTGCAAATGCCGGGAAAAGCTCTTCCAACTCAGAATCAACCAGATCAACACCCAATATTCCAGGCTGCTCAAGCGGGCGGGGCTCGTTTGCGAGATTGATCCGGAGACCCCGGAAAGCTGA
- the dsrM gene encoding sulfate reduction electron transfer complex DsrMKJOP subunit DsrM, whose protein sequence is MAAFYSFFVVLALVVLAWAGAGEAGWKGLFGIYIPYLALLVFLFGFLSKILSWAKTPVPFCIPTTGGQQKSLPWIKNNPWDNPYNASGTVIRMALEVLTFRSLFRNTSVQLQQDGPKVGYNSAKWLWLFALMFHYSFLLIVLRHLRLFTNPVPMPILKLEFFDSILQIGVPVLYQSDMIFVVAILFLFLRRVFDCKVNYISIMSDYFPLFLILAIALSGMWMRYIAKVDVIAVKELTMGLVTFHPVIPKDPIDISFFVHIFLVSVLFMYFPFSKLMHMGGVFLSPTRNMPNFSRRQMWVNPWNDPAIKAHSYAAYEDDFREKMIEAGLPVDKKA, encoded by the coding sequence ATGGCAGCGTTCTACTCCTTCTTCGTCGTTCTGGCACTTGTCGTGCTCGCCTGGGCGGGAGCCGGTGAGGCCGGGTGGAAGGGTCTTTTTGGGATATATATCCCATATTTGGCCCTTTTGGTCTTCTTGTTCGGATTTTTATCGAAAATCCTGAGCTGGGCCAAAACCCCCGTGCCTTTCTGTATTCCGACCACTGGCGGGCAGCAGAAGTCCCTTCCCTGGATCAAGAACAATCCGTGGGACAACCCGTACAACGCCAGCGGCACGGTCATCCGGATGGCCCTGGAAGTCCTGACCTTCCGGTCGCTGTTTCGCAACACGTCCGTCCAGTTGCAGCAGGACGGCCCCAAGGTCGGGTACAACTCCGCGAAATGGCTGTGGCTCTTCGCGCTGATGTTCCACTATTCCTTCCTGCTCATCGTGCTGCGGCATCTGCGCCTTTTCACCAACCCGGTGCCCATGCCCATCCTGAAGCTGGAATTTTTCGACAGCATCCTGCAGATCGGGGTTCCGGTCCTGTACCAGTCCGACATGATCTTCGTCGTGGCCATCCTGTTTCTGTTCCTGCGCCGGGTGTTCGACTGTAAGGTCAACTACATCTCGATCATGTCCGACTACTTTCCCCTGTTCCTGATCCTGGCCATCGCCCTGTCCGGCATGTGGATGCGCTACATCGCCAAGGTGGACGTCATCGCCGTCAAGGAACTGACCATGGGGCTGGTGACCTTCCATCCGGTCATCCCCAAGGATCCCATCGACATCTCCTTTTTTGTCCACATCTTTTTGGTGAGCGTGCTTTTCATGTACTTCCCGTTCTCCAAGCTCATGCACATGGGCGGCGTGTTCTTAAGCCCCACGCGTAACATGCCCAACTTCAGCCGCCGCCAGATGTGGGTCAATCCCTGGAACGACCCGGCCATCAAGGCGCACTCCTATGCGGCCTACGAGGACGATTTCCGCGAGAAGATGATCGAGGCCGGACTGCCCGTGGACAAGAAGGCGTAA
- the dsrK gene encoding sulfate reduction electron transfer complex DsrMKJOP subunit DsrK has protein sequence MAKYPPPEELIKINYSTPPTSWMDVPPEFKPGNFSYPAKPDILKYLNFPNPRVWSPMDDDWKLPENWKEIITEGFRERLDKYRSFKIFMDVCVRCGACADKCHFFIGGGDPKNMPVLRAELLRSIYRGDFTMAGKILGRLAGARKLETDVVKEWFLYFYQCTECRRCSLFCPYGIDTAEITMMARELLHLVGCNINWILEPVANCNRTGNHLGIQPHAFKDMVEFLCEDIETVTGVRIDPPLNRKGAEILFITPSGDIFADPGIYTFMGYLILFHYLDLDYTWSTYASEGGNFGLFTSDKMMKKLNGKMYHEAERLGVKWILGGECGHMWRVINQYMLTMNGPANFLQTPVSPITGTRFDAAAGTKMLHITEFTADLIKNNKLKLDPSRNANFKVTFHDSCNTARGMGILEEPRYILKNVVPEFYEMPDNTIREQTFCCGGGAGLNNEEFMETRLRGGLPRGNAVKYVRDTHGVNTLACMCAIDRATLPPLCDYWAPGVGVSGIHELVSNALVLDGEKKRTMDLRQNPLPGFEDEEEE, from the coding sequence ATGGCCAAGTATCCGCCACCTGAAGAGTTGATCAAGATCAACTACAGCACGCCGCCCACTTCCTGGATGGACGTGCCGCCGGAGTTCAAACCGGGCAATTTCAGCTATCCGGCCAAACCGGACATCCTCAAGTACTTAAACTTCCCCAATCCCCGGGTCTGGTCGCCCATGGACGACGACTGGAAGCTGCCCGAGAACTGGAAGGAGATCATCACCGAGGGCTTCCGCGAACGCCTGGACAAATACCGCTCGTTCAAGATCTTCATGGACGTGTGCGTGCGTTGCGGGGCCTGCGCCGACAAGTGCCACTTCTTCATCGGCGGCGGCGACCCCAAGAACATGCCGGTTTTGCGGGCCGAACTTTTGCGCTCCATCTACCGCGGCGACTTCACCATGGCCGGGAAGATCCTGGGTCGGCTGGCCGGGGCCCGCAAGCTTGAGACCGACGTGGTCAAGGAATGGTTTTTGTATTTCTACCAGTGTACGGAATGCCGCCGCTGCTCGCTTTTCTGCCCCTACGGCATCGACACCGCCGAAATCACCATGATGGCCCGGGAGCTCCTGCACCTGGTGGGCTGCAACATCAACTGGATCCTCGAACCCGTCGCCAACTGCAACCGCACCGGAAACCACCTGGGCATCCAGCCCCACGCCTTCAAGGACATGGTGGAGTTTTTGTGCGAGGATATCGAAACGGTCACGGGCGTGCGCATCGATCCGCCGCTGAACCGCAAAGGGGCCGAGATCCTGTTCATCACCCCCTCGGGCGACATCTTCGCCGATCCGGGCATCTACACCTTCATGGGGTACCTGATCCTGTTCCACTACCTGGATCTCGACTACACCTGGAGCACCTACGCCTCGGAGGGCGGCAACTTCGGGCTGTTCACATCCGACAAGATGATGAAAAAGCTCAACGGCAAGATGTACCACGAAGCCGAACGCCTGGGCGTCAAATGGATCCTGGGCGGCGAGTGCGGCCACATGTGGCGGGTCATCAACCAGTACATGCTGACCATGAACGGCCCGGCCAACTTCCTGCAAACACCGGTTTCGCCCATCACCGGCACCCGGTTCGACGCGGCGGCCGGAACCAAGATGCTGCACATCACGGAATTCACCGCCGACCTCATCAAGAACAACAAGCTCAAGCTCGACCCGAGCCGCAACGCCAACTTCAAGGTCACCTTCCACGACTCCTGCAACACCGCCCGGGGCATGGGCATCCTGGAAGAACCCCGCTACATCCTGAAAAACGTGGTCCCGGAATTCTACGAGATGCCCGACAACACCATCCGCGAGCAGACCTTCTGCTGCGGCGGCGGCGCGGGCTTAAACAACGAGGAGTTCATGGAGACACGCCTGCGCGGGGGCCTGCCCCGGGGCAACGCGGTCAAATACGTCCGCGACACCCACGGCGTGAACACCCTGGCCTGCATGTGCGCCATCGACCGGGCCACCCTGCCGCCCCTGTGCGACTACTGGGCGCCCGGCGTCGGCGTGAGCGGCATCCATGAACTGGTGTCCAACGCCCTGGTTCTCGACGGCGAGAAGAAACGGACCATGGACCTGCGCCAGAATCCGCTGCCAGGCTTCGAGGACGAGGAGGAGGAATAG
- the dsrJ gene encoding sulfate reduction electron transfer complex DsrMKJOP subunit DsrJ, translating to MYQAKYIIPGLIVFAALVLFPFVFNAGSAPFEVKLELPKNASECIEAKEVMRARHMQILDEWRDKVVRQGVHVYENSKGQKFDISLTNTCMECHTDKAKFCDRCHTPVGVSPYCWDCHNLSPKQAGPIPPVSQEAGGH from the coding sequence ATGTACCAGGCCAAATACATCATCCCCGGACTGATCGTCTTCGCGGCGCTGGTGCTCTTCCCGTTCGTCTTCAATGCGGGCAGCGCGCCTTTCGAGGTCAAACTGGAACTCCCCAAAAACGCCTCGGAGTGCATCGAGGCCAAAGAGGTCATGCGCGCCCGGCACATGCAGATCCTCGACGAGTGGCGCGACAAGGTGGTCCGGCAAGGGGTTCACGTCTACGAGAACTCCAAGGGTCAGAAGTTCGACATCAGCCTGACCAACACCTGCATGGAATGCCACACGGACAAGGCCAAGTTCTGCGACCGGTGCCATACCCCCGTAGGCGTGTCGCCCTACTGCTGGGACTGCCACAACCTGTCGCCCAAACAGGCTGGGCCCATTCCCCCGGTTTCCCAGGAAGCCGGCGGTCACTAG
- the dsrO gene encoding sulfate reduction electron transfer complex DsrMKJOP subunit DsrO — protein MKSSRRKFLKLAAVSALGLGAGRIGFLGDAPAGAMDIPTAADYNAPREAKHWGMAIDTTRFNQELVDTCATACHTQHNVPTIPGKKGIKWFWGANFEESFPTEHGHNLPEDVEHRTYPLLCNQCEEPMCVRVCPTQATFKRADGIVMMDFHRCIGCRYCMAGCPFGARSFNFQDPRPFIKNFNPLFPTRTRGVVEKCNFCAELLALGKMPACVEASGGALIFGDLEDPESDIRKVLRERFALRRKPDAGTGPSVYYLM, from the coding sequence ATGAAAAGCAGCAGAAGAAAATTCCTGAAGCTGGCCGCGGTTTCCGCCCTCGGGTTGGGAGCCGGACGGATCGGCTTTCTGGGCGACGCCCCGGCCGGGGCCATGGATATACCCACGGCGGCTGACTACAACGCGCCGAGGGAGGCCAAGCATTGGGGCATGGCCATCGACACCACCCGGTTCAACCAGGAACTGGTGGACACCTGCGCCACGGCCTGCCACACCCAACACAACGTCCCGACCATCCCCGGCAAAAAGGGGATCAAGTGGTTCTGGGGCGCCAACTTCGAAGAGTCCTTCCCCACCGAGCACGGACACAATCTGCCCGAAGACGTGGAGCACCGGACCTACCCGCTTTTGTGCAACCAGTGCGAAGAGCCCATGTGCGTGCGGGTGTGTCCCACCCAGGCCACGTTCAAGCGGGCCGACGGCATCGTCATGATGGACTTCCATCGCTGCATCGGCTGCCGCTACTGCATGGCGGGCTGTCCGTTCGGGGCCCGGAGCTTCAACTTCCAGGATCCCCGGCCGTTCATCAAAAACTTCAACCCGCTGTTCCCCACCCGCACCCGCGGCGTGGTGGAAAAATGCAACTTCTGCGCCGAGCTTCTGGCCCTGGGCAAGATGCCCGCCTGCGTGGAGGCCTCCGGCGGCGCGCTCATCTTCGGCGACCTGGAAGACCCCGAATCCGACATCCGCAAGGTCTTGCGGGAACGGTTCGCTTTGCGCCGCAAACCGGACGCCGGCACCGGCCCCAGCGTCTACTACTTGATGTGA